A genomic region of Methanosarcina thermophila TM-1 contains the following coding sequences:
- a CDS encoding mechanosensitive ion channel family protein, whose product METPETPSSFAENMSYFDRGLEQAFTWFSDNLGTFLFIFFIGLVTIIVARNVNRLLDSYFKRANSKLHIDATSFRMFRHIIVALIYFMGIVVVIFSIPSLRSLSVALFTGAGIAGIVIGLAAQNTLSNIIAGLSLAIFQPFRVGDRLNIMNEYGKVADLNLRHTVIITWDNRRLIIPNSRISNEAIINWTIEDPAVIWPIDVKISYDADIDLARKIMIEEARKHPNVMPPHEVKYNVVKPGLIKSDNLKIGLFDSPVLRPVDPDFRERGGIKVSVVELGEFSVNLRMNVWFRDRSVAYSSGCEILEAIKKRFDKEGIEIPYPHRTIVYKTDFKKEKEALEKFPHPEGNKTDCPVKTD is encoded by the coding sequence ATGGAAACCCCCGAAACCCCTTCCTCTTTCGCAGAAAATATGTCCTATTTTGATAGAGGACTGGAGCAGGCATTTACATGGTTTTCTGACAATCTGGGTACGTTCTTATTCATATTTTTTATTGGCTTGGTCACTATAATTGTTGCAAGGAATGTAAACCGCCTTCTGGACAGCTATTTCAAAAGAGCAAACAGCAAGCTGCATATAGACGCCACCTCTTTCCGAATGTTCAGGCATATTATTGTTGCATTAATCTACTTTATGGGAATAGTTGTTGTAATTTTCAGCATTCCAAGTCTTAGAAGCCTCTCAGTTGCCCTCTTTACAGGGGCAGGAATTGCCGGTATTGTCATCGGTCTTGCAGCCCAGAACACACTGAGCAATATAATAGCAGGGCTTTCCCTTGCCATTTTTCAACCTTTCAGGGTTGGAGACCGGCTGAATATTATGAATGAGTATGGGAAGGTTGCAGACCTTAACCTCAGGCATACTGTAATCATAACCTGGGACAACAGGCGGCTTATAATCCCTAACTCTAGAATTAGCAATGAAGCGATAATTAACTGGACTATAGAAGATCCTGCAGTGATCTGGCCAATAGACGTAAAAATTAGCTATGATGCCGACATTGACCTGGCAAGAAAAATCATGATCGAAGAAGCCAGAAAACATCCCAATGTTATGCCCCCGCATGAAGTTAAATATAACGTGGTCAAACCCGGCTTAATCAAGTCCGATAACCTTAAAATAGGACTCTTTGACTCCCCTGTACTTCGTCCCGTAGATCCGGATTTCAGGGAGAGAGGAGGAATTAAAGTAAGTGTTGTCGAACTGGGAGAATTTTCCGTAAATCTCCGCATGAATGTCTGGTTCAGAGATAGGAGTGTCGCGTACAGTTCAGGCTGCGAAATTCTGGAAGCTATTAAAAAACGCTTTGATAAGGAAGGCATAGAAATTCCATATCCACACAGGACTATTGTGTATAAAACCGATTTTAAGAAAGAAAAAGAAGCTCTCGAAAAATTCCCCCATCCAGAGGGGAATAAAACTGATTGCCCGGTTAAAACCGATTAA
- a CDS encoding indolepyruvate oxidoreductase subunit beta — MKYDILIAGVGGQGVVLASRLLALAAMRAGFHVSTAETIGMSQREGSVSSHVRIGDKLLGSLIPIGQADLLLGLEPAETVRNLPFLRKGGKVLVNTHPIPPASRPPGSPEYDPASLLSFLCECYPDIICSDFTELAGDVGTYRAANVAMLGAAVGARALPFSEEILKAVLEAEIPEKYRAVNRAAFERAMKCIRFISGT, encoded by the coding sequence GTGAAGTATGATATTTTAATTGCAGGCGTTGGCGGGCAGGGTGTTGTGCTTGCTTCTCGACTGCTTGCACTTGCTGCCATGAGAGCCGGATTCCATGTAAGCACTGCCGAGACTATAGGCATGTCTCAGAGGGAAGGTTCGGTTAGCAGCCATGTGAGAATAGGAGACAAACTTTTAGGGTCACTTATCCCCATAGGACAGGCAGACCTGCTTTTAGGTCTGGAACCCGCAGAAACCGTACGGAACCTGCCTTTTCTCAGGAAGGGCGGGAAGGTTCTGGTAAATACTCATCCTATCCCGCCGGCATCAAGACCGCCAGGAAGCCCTGAATATGACCCTGCATCTTTGCTCTCCTTTTTATGTGAATGCTACCCTGACATTATCTGTTCCGATTTCACGGAGCTTGCAGGAGATGTAGGGACATACAGGGCTGCAAACGTTGCAATGCTTGGAGCGGCTGTGGGTGCGCGGGCTTTGCCCTTTTCTGAAGAAATTTTAAAGGCAGTACTTGAGGCTGAAATCCCTGAAAAATACAGAGCTGTGAACAGAGCCGCATTCGAACGCGCAATGAAATGTATCAGATTTATCTCCGGTACCTGA
- a CDS encoding M3 family oligoendopeptidase translates to MNSIKRLIFSGKLKGSLALGALLSFAVFPEGRTSETTERSSEITNEKFASEEFNPDEVTTEWDDAYLFSSREDASEELERLKKIPQEINETFSPKFEKLSGSDLLNFLESEKEYSKSLEILYTYSHTQLSKNVNEPFFISLVRSTQDLFTEYKKAVAFSAVKLTSLGKEEWDRLFSEEPGLEFYRAYLEANYMRFADHRPVDESQAMYLAELENQRMKLETEALSQITNKVTKAGEITLENGEKFSINSQSYNTLLSTDPSRENRRRCYEKRFYHLINESDSMAALYSRKSRLDDLVAKELKYADYYDYTLYNSYLTHAQIDDMNTVFKQKKGVFEDYNEFRRKKLGVDVLKPYDLMLQLTDQPGKKYAYIDALKEVQKSYSRMDPSFKEIFLKMVTGSFIDVYPDPEHGKQPGGYCTDSCALKAPPLIFMNYDGLLKDQKTLTHELGHAFNFYLMSNSVDYLYCSGTIYEMEIPSTFNEELFVDHVVETSDRATAIAVLSQQIDDYQNFFTRQPLITEFEYKAHKLCAEKENVTGAELNAIWTSLSKEYRSPSVEYYPEDSAEWTYINHIYLTSNYYTFNYAVSKAITLALFKQYRKDPEIFNKNYIAYLSAGSTMPPEAKLRKHFGIEINRQLFEDAMDVVESRIKELHKLAEE, encoded by the coding sequence ATGAATTCAATTAAAAGGCTTATATTCTCAGGAAAATTAAAGGGGTCCCTCGCTCTCGGAGCATTGCTGTCCTTTGCAGTTTTTCCGGAAGGCAGGACTTCGGAAACGACAGAAAGATCTTCTGAAATCACAAATGAAAAATTTGCATCAGAAGAGTTTAATCCTGATGAGGTTACAACGGAATGGGATGATGCGTATCTTTTTAGCAGCAGGGAAGATGCTTCGGAAGAGCTTGAGAGACTGAAAAAGATACCGCAAGAGATAAACGAGACTTTCAGTCCAAAATTTGAAAAGCTGTCGGGGTCCGATTTACTTAATTTTCTGGAAAGTGAAAAGGAGTATTCAAAATCACTAGAGATTCTGTACACCTACTCACATACTCAACTCAGTAAAAACGTAAACGAGCCGTTTTTTATTTCCTTGGTAAGGAGTACACAGGATCTGTTTACCGAATACAAGAAAGCTGTAGCTTTTTCAGCCGTAAAATTGACCTCGCTCGGGAAGGAGGAATGGGACAGGCTCTTTTCCGAAGAACCTGGACTTGAGTTCTACAGGGCTTATCTTGAAGCCAATTATATGAGGTTTGCAGATCACAGGCCAGTGGATGAGTCTCAGGCTATGTATCTCGCAGAACTTGAAAACCAGCGCATGAAACTTGAGACAGAGGCTCTTTCTCAAATCACGAACAAAGTCACAAAGGCAGGAGAAATAACACTTGAGAACGGAGAGAAATTTTCCATCAATTCTCAGTCTTATAATACCCTGCTTTCAACCGATCCAAGCCGGGAAAACAGGAGAAGGTGTTATGAAAAGAGGTTCTATCACCTGATAAATGAGTCCGATTCAATGGCAGCTCTTTATTCAAGGAAATCCCGGCTTGATGATCTTGTTGCAAAGGAGCTAAAATACGCGGACTACTATGATTATACCCTGTATAATTCCTATCTCACCCATGCTCAGATTGATGACATGAACACAGTTTTCAAGCAGAAAAAAGGGGTATTTGAGGACTATAACGAATTCAGGAGGAAAAAACTAGGGGTTGATGTGCTAAAACCATACGATCTTATGTTGCAGTTGACAGATCAGCCCGGGAAAAAGTATGCTTACATAGATGCCTTAAAAGAAGTTCAGAAATCCTATTCTAGGATGGACCCGAGTTTTAAAGAAATCTTTTTAAAAATGGTAACAGGCAGCTTCATAGACGTATATCCTGACCCTGAACACGGAAAACAGCCAGGAGGCTACTGTACCGACTCCTGCGCCCTTAAAGCTCCGCCCCTTATCTTTATGAACTACGACGGTCTTTTAAAAGACCAGAAAACTCTGACACATGAGCTGGGGCACGCTTTTAATTTCTATCTAATGAGCAATTCCGTGGATTACCTTTACTGCTCAGGCACGATCTATGAGATGGAGATCCCTTCCACTTTTAACGAAGAACTTTTTGTTGATCACGTTGTTGAGACTTCGGATAGGGCTACCGCAATTGCCGTGCTTTCCCAGCAAATCGATGATTACCAGAACTTCTTTACCAGGCAGCCGCTAATCACGGAATTCGAATATAAAGCGCATAAGCTGTGTGCAGAAAAAGAAAACGTAACCGGAGCAGAACTCAATGCAATCTGGACAAGTCTATCAAAAGAGTACAGGAGCCCTTCAGTTGAGTATTACCCTGAAGATTCTGCGGAATGGACCTACATCAACCATATTTACCTGACAAGCAACTACTATACCTTCAATTACGCGGTTTCGAAGGCAATAACCCTCGCTCTCTTCAAACAGTACAGGAAAGATCCTGAAATTTTCAATAAAAACTATATAGCGTACCTTTCGGCAGGCTCCACAATGCCTCCTGAAGCAAAACTCAGGAAACACTTCGGGATCGAAATCAACAGGCAGCTTTTTGAAGATGCCATGGATGTTGTCGAGTCAAGGATTAAAGAATTGCATAAACTGGCAGAAGAGTAA
- the corA gene encoding magnesium/cobalt transporter CorA, with protein MGSFERRGSKIGLAPGTLVHVGEKKVEKVEIRVLAYNSDTLIERKLETIEECMEFKNLPNLNLWINVDGLDRVDIIEKLGSYFDIHPLTLEDVLNTGQRPKTEDYGSYIYTILKMMLFDKEKKEIVIDQVSIIIGPNYILSFQERHWDAFDSVRERFVNPASRLRKTGVDYLAYNLIDAVVDNYFLILEYFGDEIEDLEEELIIEPSPETLKTIQKYKRDMITLRKAVWPLREMISGLQRIESDLIKETTRIYLRDVYDHTIQVIDSVEDFRDILSSMVDIYLSSLSYRMNDVMKVLTVIATIFIPLTFIAGVYGMNFKYMPELEWRWGYPAVMFGMTILGVSMFLYFKKRRWV; from the coding sequence ATGGGGTCTTTTGAAAGAAGGGGGTCAAAAATCGGGCTTGCACCTGGAACACTCGTCCATGTGGGAGAAAAGAAGGTCGAGAAGGTAGAGATCCGGGTCTTGGCTTATAACAGTGATACGCTTATTGAACGAAAGCTGGAGACCATAGAAGAATGCATGGAGTTTAAGAACCTGCCCAATCTCAATTTATGGATAAATGTGGATGGATTGGACCGAGTAGACATTATAGAAAAGCTTGGGAGTTATTTCGATATCCATCCCCTTACCCTCGAAGATGTGCTCAACACAGGGCAGCGACCTAAGACTGAAGATTACGGATCGTATATTTATACGATTTTAAAAATGATGCTCTTTGATAAGGAAAAGAAAGAGATCGTTATAGATCAGGTAAGCATCATCATTGGACCCAATTATATCCTCTCTTTTCAGGAAAGGCATTGGGATGCTTTTGACTCTGTGCGGGAAAGGTTTGTAAATCCGGCTTCTCGCCTGCGAAAAACCGGGGTGGATTATCTTGCCTACAACTTAATTGATGCAGTCGTCGATAATTACTTTTTGATACTTGAGTACTTCGGGGACGAGATAGAAGATCTTGAAGAGGAGCTGATAATAGAGCCAAGCCCTGAAACTCTCAAGACTATCCAGAAATATAAAAGGGATATGATTACCCTCCGTAAAGCAGTCTGGCCCCTCCGAGAGATGATAAGTGGCTTGCAGAGGATTGAGTCAGATCTTATCAAAGAGACTACCCGCATTTACCTGAGAGATGTTTATGACCATACAATCCAGGTAATTGATTCAGTTGAAGATTTCCGGGATATTCTATCTTCAATGGTAGATATCTACCTCTCCAGTTTAAGCTACAGGATGAACGATGTCATGAAGGTTCTGACTGTTATAGCAACGATTTTCATTCCCCTCACTTTCATAGCAGGCGTTTACGGCATGAATTTCAAATACATGCCTGAACTTGAATGGCGGTGGGGTTATCCGGCAGTAATGTTTGGAATGACTATTCTGGGAGTCAGTATGTTTCTTTATTTTAAGAAAAGGAGATGGGTTTGA
- a CDS encoding phenylacetate--CoA ligase family protein, translating to MYEASIDSELDPNVQLYNPNISEEDTFAKLKALLKRAVESSPFYQKKFREANIDIEKIKALEDLKLLPFTYKEELRDAYPLGLKAVPEAEVVRIHSSSGTTGKPVIIPYTRKDVDVWAEMMMRCYMLAGLSNLDRIQITPGYGLWTAGIGFQLGAERLGAMAIPTGPGNTEKQLEMLIDLKSTALASTSSYALLLAEEIEKRGLKDKIHLRVGIIGSERWSEKMRSRIENELGIETFDIYGLTEIYGPGIALDCSFHEGMHYWSDHLLFEIIDPITGEQLPEGTLGELVITTLTKEGAPLIRYRTRDLTRIIPGVCKCGCPFPRIDRILGRSDDRIKFKAVNIYPGQIEDVIHRVPGVSSEYQILLTRKNGRDSMTFRVEIENAEDPSIKQKTEKAIGKAFKDFIGVTVDVVGVKIGELPRSMKKTKRVIDEREL from the coding sequence ATGTATGAAGCATCTATTGACTCTGAACTTGATCCCAATGTTCAGCTTTATAATCCCAATATTTCGGAAGAAGATACTTTTGCAAAATTAAAGGCACTGCTTAAGCGCGCAGTTGAAAGCAGTCCATTTTATCAGAAAAAGTTCAGGGAAGCAAATATCGATATCGAAAAAATAAAGGCACTCGAAGACCTGAAACTTCTACCCTTCACGTATAAAGAGGAACTCAGGGATGCTTATCCTCTCGGGCTGAAAGCAGTACCTGAAGCCGAAGTCGTAAGGATCCACTCCTCTTCAGGGACCACAGGTAAACCTGTAATCATCCCTTATACCCGCAAAGATGTGGATGTCTGGGCTGAAATGATGATGCGCTGCTACATGCTGGCAGGGCTTTCCAACCTGGACCGGATTCAGATCACCCCAGGATACGGACTCTGGACTGCAGGGATAGGATTCCAGCTTGGAGCTGAACGCCTGGGAGCAATGGCTATCCCAACAGGTCCCGGGAATACCGAAAAACAGCTTGAAATGCTTATTGACCTGAAATCAACAGCTCTTGCAAGCACCTCTTCCTATGCTCTTTTGCTCGCCGAAGAAATTGAAAAACGCGGGCTTAAGGACAAAATCCATTTAAGGGTAGGGATTATAGGTTCGGAACGCTGGAGCGAAAAAATGCGCAGCCGCATCGAAAATGAACTCGGGATAGAGACTTTCGACATCTACGGGCTGACTGAGATCTATGGACCTGGCATTGCTCTTGATTGCTCGTTCCATGAAGGCATGCATTACTGGTCCGATCATCTGCTCTTTGAGATAATTGATCCTATTACTGGAGAACAGCTTCCTGAAGGCACGCTTGGAGAACTTGTAATTACAACCCTCACAAAAGAGGGGGCTCCTCTCATTCGTTACAGGACAAGAGACCTGACCCGGATTATTCCAGGTGTCTGTAAATGCGGCTGCCCTTTCCCGAGAATTGACAGGATTCTGGGAAGGTCGGATGACCGTATAAAGTTTAAGGCTGTAAATATCTACCCTGGTCAGATCGAAGATGTTATCCATAGAGTTCCGGGCGTTAGCAGTGAATACCAGATCTTGCTTACACGCAAAAACGGCAGGGATAGCATGACCTTCAGGGTCGAGATCGAAAATGCAGAAGACCCTTCAATAAAGCAAAAAACCGAAAAAGCTATAGGTAAAGCCTTCAAAGACTTCATAGGTGTAACCGTAGACGTTGTGGGTGTAAAGATAGGAGAACTTCCCCGCAGCATGAAAAAGACAAAAAGAGTAATTGATGAAAGGGAATTGTGA
- a CDS encoding mechanosensitive ion channel family protein: MVETEIMDSLYGMINQFIAFIPTLVAIILLIIIGTVLGKFLGRIGAKILDRIGLDELIDRTVIGGMLRRSQMSTVAFFDAVIRWFIYIIFAIIILDLLDIDVVNDFVNLVIYYIPLIISAIVVLLIGLLIVDFVSDLLEKLLISAGVDERFEQTPIGASLRSGGLTVSKVIAGVVRIFGYLIFLTAAFDILQQTMITDLLRDITLYLPRVLVAILILVIGILAIDIVMDYLSNTVRGMNIEGADIIIPLLRGFLLLIVVLVALDTMLIDTTIVYIFFRPLAWGVAIVVAFKYGVKDALVAYARERK; this comes from the coding sequence ATGGTGGAAACAGAGATTATGGATAGTTTATACGGTATGATCAATCAATTCATAGCATTTATTCCGACATTGGTAGCCATAATTCTTTTAATAATTATAGGAACAGTACTCGGGAAATTCCTTGGAAGGATCGGCGCAAAGATACTGGATAGAATAGGACTGGATGAACTCATTGACAGAACTGTTATAGGTGGGATGCTAAGAAGGTCACAGATGAGTACAGTCGCCTTTTTTGATGCAGTTATCCGGTGGTTTATTTATATCATCTTTGCAATAATCATTCTGGATCTTCTGGATATTGACGTTGTGAATGATTTCGTCAATCTTGTAATATACTACATCCCGCTAATTATCTCGGCTATTGTTGTCCTGCTCATAGGATTGCTAATTGTGGATTTTGTCAGCGATTTGCTCGAGAAGCTGCTTATATCGGCTGGAGTAGACGAGAGATTTGAACAAACTCCTATTGGAGCTTCTCTCAGATCTGGAGGGCTGACAGTCTCAAAGGTAATAGCTGGAGTAGTCAGGATATTCGGATATCTGATTTTCCTTACTGCTGCGTTTGATATCCTGCAACAGACCATGATTACCGATCTGTTGAGAGATATTACTCTGTACCTGCCACGTGTCCTTGTAGCTATCCTGATTCTGGTGATAGGTATTCTTGCTATTGATATAGTGATGGACTACCTGAGCAATACCGTCAGAGGCATGAATATAGAAGGGGCAGATATAATTATTCCACTTCTGAGAGGTTTCCTGCTTCTCATTGTGGTTCTGGTTGCCCTGGATACCATGCTAATTGATACTACCATCGTATACATATTCTTCAGGCCGCTGGCATGGGGAGTTGCAATTGTGGTCGCATTCAAGTATGGAGTTAAAGATGCACTTGTCGCCTATGCGAGAGAAAGGAAGTAA
- a CDS encoding DUF432 domain-containing protein, producing MYGYYKPPFSIEQEGISISVENNGEHWIYRRALGTDKVEKIILADGKRLIINPVEPLNTPKEITPYLLIEFEKTLLLAGGAKRRIFLTFPIEIGVFISDRGDRNIQLLDVMTLARQKFTLYGEVSNGILCKHWKSKVYSISPSPDSLQEGVMELTLRNTSSDWASISMAVFSAYGMKLYYGSDGDAFMRARMDILNRNTAETSFELQHISGELKSSPLRDFKARKEAFGVYSLQKLGFVPPKFYMGWGY from the coding sequence ATGTACGGATATTATAAACCCCCGTTCTCAATAGAGCAGGAAGGGATTTCGATCTCTGTGGAAAACAACGGAGAGCACTGGATATACAGGAGGGCGCTTGGAACCGATAAAGTAGAGAAAATCATCCTTGCGGATGGAAAACGCCTGATAATAAATCCGGTAGAACCCCTGAATACACCTAAAGAAATTACTCCATACCTGCTTATCGAATTTGAGAAAACCCTGCTTCTTGCAGGTGGAGCAAAAAGAAGAATTTTCCTTACTTTTCCGATAGAGATAGGTGTTTTCATCTCGGATAGGGGAGACAGGAATATTCAGCTTCTGGATGTGATGACACTGGCAAGGCAGAAATTTACCCTTTACGGGGAGGTTTCAAACGGAATTCTATGTAAACACTGGAAAAGCAAGGTGTATTCAATTTCTCCTTCTCCCGATTCTCTACAGGAGGGAGTTATGGAATTGACTCTTCGAAATACCTCCTCGGATTGGGCTTCCATCTCAATGGCGGTTTTCAGTGCATACGGTATGAAACTTTATTATGGAAGCGATGGCGACGCTTTCATGCGAGCGCGTATGGATATTCTCAACAGGAACACAGCTGAAACGAGTTTTGAATTGCAGCATATTAGTGGGGAGCTAAAAAGCAGCCCTCTAAGAGATTTTAAAGCCAGAAAAGAAGCTTTTGGAGTCTATAGTCTTCAGAAACTTGGTTTCGTACCTCCCAAGTTTTACATGGGGTGGGGCTATTGA
- a CDS encoding mechanosensitive ion channel family protein: MGLLITDFDFLDIRLPISNGNVTLGSVLKFILILSFSILIAKVLSLYLRRSLKDRVSKDVCETIVKIFYYGTITIVFLSNLSLIGISPSALLVAGGVTGIILGFASQNIVGNLISGFFLMVERPIKIGDQVEISGISGFVTDIRIISTIIRTYDGLLVRLPNQQVFTTNITNIVGHPVRRFEYTIRIRYSDDADAAIFLIKDLIDKEPFALLNPSPSVFVSDLGDSWVNLTVRIWAPVSEWFGIKTRVLWNIKKTLEENGIEIPLPQRIVRIQSDPKKVPEELTLPVSPEKEIESVINYEERVFA, from the coding sequence GTGGGGCTATTGATTACGGATTTCGATTTTCTTGATATCCGCCTCCCTATCTCAAACGGTAACGTAACTCTGGGATCGGTGCTAAAGTTTATTCTAATTCTTTCTTTTTCAATACTCATTGCCAAAGTTCTCTCGCTTTACCTGCGCAGGTCTCTCAAAGACAGGGTCAGTAAAGATGTGTGTGAGACTATAGTTAAAATTTTTTATTACGGCACGATTACTATTGTTTTCCTCTCTAATCTATCGCTAATAGGAATTAGTCCCTCAGCTCTCCTGGTTGCAGGAGGAGTCACAGGTATCATCCTCGGTTTTGCAAGCCAGAACATTGTGGGAAACCTGATCTCGGGGTTTTTCCTTATGGTCGAAAGACCAATAAAGATTGGAGATCAGGTTGAGATAAGCGGAATCTCAGGCTTTGTAACTGACATTCGTATAATTTCAACAATTATAAGAACCTATGATGGGCTCCTTGTCCGCTTGCCCAACCAGCAGGTCTTTACCACAAATATCACAAATATTGTCGGGCATCCTGTCAGGCGGTTTGAATATACAATAAGGATCCGCTACAGTGACGATGCAGATGCCGCAATCTTTCTTATCAAAGACCTTATAGACAAAGAGCCCTTTGCTCTCCTGAATCCCTCTCCTTCGGTTTTCGTAAGTGATCTTGGGGACAGCTGGGTAAATCTTACTGTCAGAATCTGGGCGCCTGTGAGTGAATGGTTCGGGATAAAAACCAGAGTCCTGTGGAATATAAAAAAGACTCTGGAGGAGAATGGTATAGAAATTCCTTTACCGCAGCGTATAGTTCGTATCCAATCCGATCCAAAGAAAGTCCCTGAAGAACTGACGTTGCCGGTATCGCCGGAAAAGGAAATCGAGAGTGTAATAAATTATGAGGAAAGGGTTTTCGCCTGA
- the iorA gene encoding indolepyruvate ferredoxin oxidoreductase subunit alpha yields the protein MTEKKLLMGNEAIALGALEAGVQVVTGYPGTPSTEALETVIRYADRCGIYVEWSSNEKVALETAVGAAYSGAKALVTMKQVGLNVASDPLMSLSYIGVKGALVLLVADDPGPHSSQTEQDTRVFGHFANIPVLDPATPQEAYELTKLAFELSHEFEIPVILRTTTRVSHSCGDVEVAVAEPEPVEAVGEGFVKDRRWTIFPRLTAERHPWLESIQAQLSERFSELPFNTISGSGRIGILASGVSALYVKEAVETVSNFEETFTLFKIGIVHPFPEKAVLSFLRGIDRLIVAEELDPYLEEQVLQLIGKAHLPVDVYGKKNGFFPVSGEYNVDLVIDSINDSLAAFGESLRLSHASPAISREKLPPLPIRAPTLCAGCMHRTVFYAFKQAAKQLKKEAQIDTIFSGDIGCYTLGNAYPLNMVDTCLCMGAGISIAGGLFRTNPKAKHVAFIGDSTFFHSGIPAVVNAVYNGADITLAVLDNRTTAMTGHQPHPGMGLTALGSASKAIEIADVVRSCGVEFVKTVNTLEADSLVNCVKAAKEAMNFKGPSVIVFKGRCAGITKSDRYYRIKSEDCTGCGFCIKELGCPAINLDSDKPVINDSCIGCGLCAQICPSEAICIGGEKL from the coding sequence TTGACTGAAAAAAAACTGTTAATGGGTAATGAAGCCATTGCACTTGGCGCTTTAGAAGCTGGCGTCCAGGTGGTTACCGGGTATCCTGGGACTCCTTCAACCGAGGCTCTGGAGACGGTTATCCGGTATGCGGACAGGTGTGGAATCTATGTTGAGTGGTCCAGCAATGAAAAGGTTGCACTTGAAACAGCTGTAGGGGCTGCTTATTCCGGAGCAAAGGCACTTGTGACAATGAAGCAGGTAGGATTGAATGTCGCATCCGACCCCCTCATGAGCTTGAGTTATATAGGGGTAAAAGGAGCCCTTGTCCTGCTCGTTGCCGATGATCCCGGACCCCATTCTTCCCAGACCGAACAGGATACGCGAGTTTTCGGGCACTTTGCAAATATTCCTGTCCTTGACCCTGCAACCCCTCAGGAAGCGTATGAACTGACAAAGCTTGCTTTTGAGCTTTCGCACGAATTCGAGATTCCTGTTATTCTTAGAACCACCACACGGGTTTCCCATAGCTGCGGGGATGTTGAGGTTGCAGTTGCAGAACCCGAGCCTGTCGAAGCTGTTGGCGAGGGATTCGTAAAGGACAGGCGCTGGACGATCTTTCCGAGGCTTACTGCCGAGCGGCATCCCTGGCTTGAAAGCATACAGGCACAGCTTTCCGAGCGTTTTTCTGAGCTTCCATTCAATACAATTTCGGGATCGGGAAGAATCGGGATTCTTGCTTCAGGCGTCTCAGCTCTTTACGTAAAGGAAGCAGTGGAAACTGTCAGCAATTTTGAAGAAACTTTCACACTTTTCAAGATTGGGATAGTACATCCATTCCCGGAAAAAGCAGTCCTTTCTTTCCTGAGAGGAATTGACAGGCTGATAGTGGCTGAAGAGCTTGATCCTTACCTTGAGGAACAGGTTCTCCAGCTCATAGGAAAAGCACACCTGCCTGTTGATGTTTATGGAAAAAAGAACGGTTTTTTCCCTGTAAGTGGGGAATATAATGTGGATCTTGTCATTGACAGCATAAACGATTCACTTGCGGCTTTTGGGGAGAGTTTACGGCTTTCCCACGCTTCTCCTGCCATCTCGAGGGAGAAACTTCCTCCCCTCCCGATCCGCGCACCTACCCTCTGTGCAGGCTGCATGCACAGAACCGTCTTTTATGCTTTCAAACAGGCTGCAAAGCAGCTTAAAAAAGAGGCTCAAATTGATACGATTTTTTCCGGGGATATAGGCTGTTATACTCTCGGAAATGCATACCCACTTAACATGGTGGATACCTGCCTCTGCATGGGAGCCGGAATTAGCATTGCAGGAGGACTTTTCCGCACGAACCCGAAAGCAAAGCATGTAGCTTTTATCGGCGATTCAACCTTCTTCCATTCAGGCATCCCTGCGGTGGTAAACGCTGTTTATAACGGAGCCGATATCACCCTTGCCGTACTTGACAACCGGACAACTGCAATGACAGGACATCAGCCCCATCCTGGCATGGGTCTGACCGCACTTGGAAGTGCTTCAAAAGCCATTGAGATTGCAGATGTGGTTAGGAGTTGCGGGGTCGAATTTGTAAAGACTGTAAATACTTTAGAGGCGGACAGCCTGGTAAATTGTGTAAAAGCCGCAAAGGAAGCCATGAACTTTAAAGGTCCGTCCGTTATAGTATTCAAAGGCAGATGTGCAGGGATTACAAAATCTGACAGATATTACAGAATAAAATCTGAGGACTGCACAGGCTGTGGTTTCTGTATAAAAGAACTCGGCTGCCCTGCTATTAACCTTGATTCAGATAAGCCTGTCATAAATGATAGCTGCATTGGTTGCGGGCTTTGTGCGCAGATCTGCCCGTCGGAAGCTATCTGCATAGGAGGGGAAAAGCTGTGA